CTCCAACATGATAATTGAAAACTGAAAGTTGAAAATGAGAGTTTAAAGTTTAGAGTTAAATCAGGAGCGCTGATGAGTGCGGCTGGAATTTAAAATCTAAAATCATTAAATCTAAAATTAATCTATTCTTCTTCCTCCAAATAAATCGTGTACCGATCCCAGAAATTGTGATCGGTGGGTACTTCCTCGTAATAGACTCTTCCGGTAATCGGGGTGGTCTTGTTCACGCTGACTTTAGTAGTTTGGTACTGCATCTCACCCTTAATCCGGTCGGCACCATCCTTGTAAGTGTAGACGATACTTACGCCACTAAGGAAATAATATGAACTAACACGTTTATAGTTCGTCGTGATTGTGGCCATCACCTCGTGCCGGGGACTATCTCCAGCAAGCAGCAAATTACGTCCCAACAAGTTAAACGCAGAAGAAGTTACGTGCATCACGTTCTTGATAATTGCGAAACTCTTTAATTCCACGTACAACTCCCCACTGAATTTCGTTACGTTTGCCGTACCGGAATTTGACAAGGAAGGTTTTAGACATTCATAAGTAACAATCTGCACGGAATCCCCTTCATACATGAATTTTCCTTTACTTCTCAGTTTGAAGTCTCGGAAATTTTGTAAATCCAGTATATTACGAGTATTACGAACAATATCTGCCGTAATAATATCATCGAAATAGATCAAACCGTCAACAGCAGAACCGCTTTCCCCGCTCCGGCGAACCTGCGAAAAATTATAATTCAACGCTTTAAACGTTTGCTCCACGTTTGAACGCTTATACCCTTCACTATCATAAATATCCACGATCGCCTCCTTAAATTTCTTCTCCCCGTCGTTTACCTCTACACCATACTCGAAATATCCCTCGTAATTATAGGGCCGTGGAATATAATTCCTCCCAATATTCTTCACCACGTTCTCCAGTAATTTCTTCAACACCAGAGACTCGGCCGTCACGTCCACCTCCCCGATCCCGTAAGTAACCGGTTTCAGAAGAATTTGCACCTCCCCTTTATCTCGTGCCTCGTACACCTTCATCTCCGCGGATGCATATCCCACCGCGGACACTCTCATCATGTAAGTTGCCAATTTTTCCGACACGATCAACTCAAACAAACCATCCATATCTGAGGCAGCTCCCGCCGCAGTTCCGATAATTCCAATATTTGCAAAAGCGATAGGT
The window above is part of the Butyricimonas paravirosa genome. Proteins encoded here:
- a CDS encoding carboxypeptidase-like regulatory domain-containing protein, with translation MNKKILSLIILFLGVFSVIQAQNDGKIRVKGVVLDETTRQPIAFANIGIIGTAAGAASDMDGLFELIVSEKLATYMMRVSAVGYASAEMKVYEARDKGEVQILLKPVTYGIGEVDVTAESLVLKKLLENVVKNIGRNYIPRPYNYEGYFEYGVEVNDGEKKFKEAIVDIYDSEGYKRSNVEQTFKALNYNFSQVRRSGESGSAVDGLIYFDDIITADIVRNTRNILDLQNFRDFKLRSKGKFMYEGDSVQIVTYECLKPSLSNSGTANVTKFSGELYVELKSFAIIKNVMHVTSSAFNLLGRNLLLAGDSPRHEVMATITTNYKRVSSYYFLSGVSIVYTYKDGADRIKGEMQYQTTKVSVNKTTPITGRVYYEEVPTDHNFWDRYTIYLEEEE